From the genome of Alosa sapidissima isolate fAloSap1 chromosome 14, fAloSap1.pri, whole genome shotgun sequence, one region includes:
- the bloc1s6 gene encoding biogenesis of lysosome-related organelles complex 1 subunit 6, translating to MDQGDTERLPERESTQHQGPNMVTGESTRPDDIAFINDQTIERLTNGLIAHYLPDLQDSKQALQELTQNQVILLDTLDQEITKFKDCNSQLDLNSLFTEAKIYHTKLVNIRREMMVLHDKTTKLKKKALKIQQQRQKETLEKEQQREKELERERQLIAKPAKRT from the exons ATGGACCAAGGGGACACAGAACGTCTACCTGAGCGCGAGTCAACTCAGCATCAAG GACCTAATATGGTGACTGGAGAATCAACACGTCCAGATGACATTGCCTTCATCAATGACCAAACCATTGAAAGGTTAACAAATGGACTTATAGCTCATTATCTACCAGATCTGCAAGACTCCAAGCAAGCACTCCAGGAACTGAC CCAAAACCAAGTGATTTTGCTTGACACACTGGATCAGGAAATTACTAAATTTAAAGACTGCAATTCACAGCTTGATTTAAATTCACTG TTCACAGAAGCAAAGATTTATCATACCAAATTGGTGAACATACGAAGAGAGATGATGGTTCTTCATGATAAGACAACTAAACTAAAG aAAAAAGCTTTGAAAATTCAgcaacagagacagaaagaaacctTGGAAAAAGAGCAACAGCGTGAAAAAGAGTTAGAGCGAGAACGGCAACTTATTGCTAAGCCTGCAAAAAGAACATAA